A region from the Paenibacillus humicola genome encodes:
- the araD gene encoding L-ribulose-5-phosphate 4-epimerase gives MLEALKEAVWEANMDLPKYGLVTFTWGNVSGVDRERGLMAIKPSGVPYEELRPEHIVIVDLEGTVVEGSLRPSSDTPTHAALYRAFDGIGGIVHTHSPWATSWAQAGRGIPALGTTHGDYFYGEIPCTRPMTEQEITGEYELETGNVIIETFVKGGIDPLQVPAALVFSHAPFVWGKDAHNAVHNAVVVEEVAKMGLQTFMLNPNAQPMDQNLLDRHYLRKHGKNAYYGQK, from the coding sequence ATGCTGGAAGCGTTAAAAGAAGCCGTGTGGGAAGCGAATATGGATTTGCCGAAGTACGGCCTCGTCACGTTCACGTGGGGCAACGTGAGCGGCGTTGACCGCGAGCGCGGTCTTATGGCCATTAAACCGAGCGGCGTTCCTTACGAGGAGCTGCGGCCGGAGCATATCGTCATCGTCGATTTGGAAGGCACCGTGGTTGAAGGCAGCCTGCGGCCGTCCTCCGATACGCCGACGCATGCCGCGCTTTACCGCGCGTTCGATGGGATCGGCGGCATCGTCCACACCCATTCGCCGTGGGCGACCAGCTGGGCGCAGGCCGGACGGGGCATCCCGGCGCTCGGCACGACGCACGGGGATTATTTCTACGGCGAGATTCCGTGCACGCGGCCGATGACCGAGCAGGAAATTACGGGCGAATACGAGCTCGAGACCGGAAACGTTATTATTGAAACGTTCGTCAAGGGCGGCATCGACCCGCTGCAGGTTCCCGCCGCGCTCGTCTTCAGCCATGCGCCGTTCGTCTGGGGCAAAGACGCTCACAATGCGGTGCACAACGCGGTCGTCGTCGAGGAAGTGGCGAAAATGGGGCTGCAAACCTTTATGCTGAATCCGAACGCGCAGCCGATGGACCAGAACCTGCTGGACCGCCATTATTTGCGCAAACACGGGAAAAACGCGTATTACGGCCAAAAATAA
- a CDS encoding ribulokinase produces the protein MSKYAIGVDYGTESGRAVLVRLADGEEIADHVTPYRHGVIDEKLPDTGLKLEYDWALQHPNDYMEVLEQSVPAVVRASGIDPADIIGFGIDFTACTMLPIDEEGRPLCFLPAYKANPHSWVKLWKHHAAQDEANEINRIAAERGEAFLARYGGKISSEWMIAKGWQILNEAPEIYEAADKFVEATDWVIGQLTGNIVRNSCTAGYKAIWHKRDGYPGKPFFKALDPRLEQLTETKLRGDVQPLGTKAGGLTPEMAARIGLAPGTAVAVGNVDAHAAVPAVGVVTPGKLVMAMGTSICHMLLGTAEKEVEGMCGVVEDGIIPGYFGYEAGQSAVGDIFAWFVDEAVPAYVAEAAKTEGVGVHDWLERKASELKPGESGVLALDWWNGNRSVLVDTDLTGVFVGLTLLTKPQDMYRALLEATAFGTRKIVEAFQGSGVEVNELYACGGLPQKNRLLMQIYADVTNREIKIAASKQTPALGAAMFGAVAAGSAKGGYDNIVEAAARMGRVREETFKPIPANVAVYDRLYAEYNALHDYFGRGANDVMKRLKAIKEAASTRE, from the coding sequence ATGTCCAAATACGCCATTGGAGTCGATTACGGGACCGAATCGGGACGAGCGGTGCTCGTCCGTCTCGCGGACGGCGAGGAAATCGCCGATCATGTCACGCCCTACCGCCACGGCGTCATCGACGAAAAGCTGCCGGATACCGGCCTGAAGCTCGAATACGACTGGGCGCTGCAGCACCCGAACGATTACATGGAGGTGCTCGAGCAATCCGTGCCTGCGGTTGTAAGGGCTTCCGGCATCGATCCGGCCGATATTATCGGCTTCGGCATCGATTTTACGGCATGTACGATGCTGCCGATCGACGAAGAGGGCCGGCCGCTCTGCTTCCTGCCGGCGTACAAAGCGAATCCGCACAGCTGGGTCAAGCTGTGGAAGCATCATGCGGCTCAGGACGAGGCGAACGAAATTAACCGGATCGCGGCCGAGCGCGGCGAAGCGTTCTTGGCCCGGTACGGGGGCAAAATATCCTCCGAGTGGATGATCGCCAAAGGCTGGCAGATCTTGAACGAGGCGCCGGAGATTTATGAAGCGGCCGACAAGTTCGTCGAAGCGACCGATTGGGTGATCGGCCAGTTGACGGGCAACATCGTCCGCAACAGCTGCACCGCGGGTTACAAAGCGATTTGGCATAAACGGGACGGTTACCCGGGCAAACCGTTTTTCAAAGCGCTCGACCCCCGTCTTGAGCAGTTGACGGAAACGAAGCTGCGCGGCGACGTGCAGCCGCTCGGCACGAAGGCCGGCGGGCTGACGCCCGAGATGGCGGCGCGGATCGGTCTTGCGCCGGGCACCGCGGTCGCGGTCGGCAACGTCGACGCCCATGCCGCCGTGCCGGCGGTTGGGGTTGTGACGCCGGGCAAGCTTGTCATGGCGATGGGCACGTCCATCTGTCACATGCTGCTCGGCACGGCGGAAAAGGAAGTCGAAGGCATGTGCGGCGTCGTGGAGGACGGCATTATTCCGGGTTATTTCGGGTACGAAGCGGGGCAATCCGCGGTCGGCGACATTTTCGCCTGGTTTGTGGACGAGGCCGTTCCCGCCTATGTGGCGGAGGCGGCGAAAACGGAAGGCGTCGGCGTGCACGACTGGCTCGAGCGCAAAGCGTCCGAGCTGAAGCCGGGCGAGTCCGGCGTGCTCGCGCTCGATTGGTGGAACGGCAACCGTTCCGTTCTGGTCGATACGGATTTGACCGGCGTGTTCGTCGGCCTTACGCTGCTGACGAAGCCCCAGGACATGTACCGCGCGCTGCTGGAGGCGACGGCGTTCGGCACGCGCAAAATCGTCGAGGCGTTCCAGGGCAGCGGCGTCGAAGTGAACGAGCTGTACGCCTGCGGCGGCCTGCCGCAAAAAAACCGGCTGCTGATGCAAATCTACGCGGACGTGACGAACCGCGAAATTAAAATCGCGGCATCGAAGCAGACGCCGGCGCTCGGCGCGGCGATGTTCGGGGCGGTTGCCGCGGGCTCGGCCAAAGGCGGCTACGACAATATCGTCGAAGCGGCCGCCCGCATGGGCCGCGTGCGCGAGGAGACGTTCAAGCCGATTCCCGCAAACGTTGCGGTTTACGACCGGCTGTACGCGGAGTACAACGCGCTGCACGATTATTTCGGCCGCGGCGCCAACGACGTCATGAAGCGGCTGAAGGCGATCAAGGAAGCGGCAAGTACACGCGAATAG
- a CDS encoding superoxide dismutase, with protein MAHQLPALPYPNNALEPHIDAQTMEIHHDRHHNTYVTNLNAALESAPELQSKSVEDLIADLNAVPESIRTAVRNNGGGHANHSLFWQTIAPNAGGAPSGALADAIANELGGFDKFKEDFAKAAATRFGSGWAWLALGKDGKLKVYSLPNQDSPIMEGDTPLLGLDVWEHAYYLKYQNKRPDYIAAFWNVVNWAEVGKRYDAAK; from the coding sequence ATGGCCCATCAATTACCTGCACTTCCTTATCCGAACAATGCGCTCGAGCCGCACATCGATGCGCAAACGATGGAAATTCACCACGATCGTCACCATAATACGTACGTGACGAACCTGAATGCTGCGCTGGAGTCCGCTCCCGAGCTGCAAAGCAAATCCGTCGAGGACCTGATCGCCGATCTGAACGCGGTTCCGGAATCGATCCGCACCGCGGTCCGCAACAACGGCGGCGGACATGCCAACCACAGCCTGTTCTGGCAGACGATCGCTCCAAACGCAGGCGGCGCGCCGAGCGGCGCACTGGCCGACGCGATTGCAAACGAGCTGGGCGGCTTCGATAAATTCAAGGAAGATTTCGCGAAAGCGGCTGCAACCCGTTTCGGCAGCGGCTGGGCATGGCTCGCGCTCGGCAAGGACGGCAAGCTGAAAGTGTACAGCCTGCCGAACCAGGACAGCCCGATCATGGAAGGCGATACGCCGCTGCTCGGTCTGGACGTATGGGAGCACGCGTATTACCTGAAATATCAAAACAAACGCCCCGACTACATTGCAGCGTTCTGGAATGTCGTCAACTGGGCGGAAGTAGGCAAGCGTTACGACGCGGCGAAGTAA
- a CDS encoding GNAT family N-acetyltransferase — protein MNVRSFQLSDYRPVTELLQSVLSEDCYEQTMEAFGRQLSWDSELVLVASVDGVIAGMIIGTIDDNKGYYYRVAVHADYQRQGIGKKLIRSLRQRFEQRNVSRIMITADEHNEPILSLYESLGYAASDFFRSFQKLSIVAG, from the coding sequence ATGAACGTTCGTTCTTTTCAGTTGTCGGATTACCGCCCTGTTACGGAACTCCTTCAATCGGTTTTATCGGAGGACTGCTACGAGCAAACGATGGAAGCTTTCGGGCGCCAGCTTTCATGGGACAGCGAGCTTGTGCTGGTCGCATCGGTGGACGGCGTCATTGCCGGCATGATTATCGGTACGATCGACGATAACAAGGGCTACTATTACCGCGTCGCCGTGCATGCGGATTATCAGCGGCAGGGCATCGGCAAGAAGCTGATTCGTTCGCTCCGGCAGCGCTTCGAGCAGCGGAACGTTTCGAGAATTATGATTACGGCGGACGAGCATAACGAACCGATCCTTTCTTTATACGAATCGCTCGGCTACGCGGCTTCAGATTTTTTTCGCTCCTTTCAGAAGCTGAGCATCGTCGCAGGTTAG
- a CDS encoding DUF402 domain-containing protein, with protein sequence MDNYISCVIKSFKHNGRLHRMWLENRQIPKERLAPGHAAESMFVFINRQTPIQEADGKQWTSRIPAVSFFIPGEWFNVVALLEDGGVRYYCNVASPPYFHNRLLTYIDYDLDVIIPSGGAPQIVDRDEYEFHKAAYHYSAVVDRKVMAGLEALMDRIGRGRAPFQDDLVIAYYEEWQKKTGEV encoded by the coding sequence ATGGACAATTACATTTCTTGCGTGATCAAAAGCTTCAAGCATAACGGCAGGCTGCACCGGATGTGGCTGGAAAACCGGCAAATCCCGAAGGAACGGCTGGCTCCCGGGCATGCGGCCGAATCGATGTTCGTGTTCATTAACCGGCAGACTCCGATTCAGGAGGCGGACGGCAAGCAGTGGACCAGCCGGATACCGGCTGTTTCGTTTTTTATTCCCGGCGAATGGTTCAACGTGGTGGCTCTGCTGGAGGACGGCGGCGTCCGGTATTACTGCAACGTGGCGTCACCGCCGTATTTTCACAACCGGCTGCTGACCTATATCGACTACGACCTGGACGTCATCATCCCGAGCGGCGGGGCGCCGCAAATCGTCGACCGGGACGAATACGAGTTCCATAAAGCAGCGTATCATTATTCGGCCGTGGTGGACCGCAAGGTGATGGCCGGGCTCGAAGCGCTTATGGACCGGATCGGCCGAGGCCGCGCTCCGTTTCAGGACGATCTGGTCATCGCCTATTACGAGGAGTGGCAAAAAAAGACGGGCGAGGTGTGA
- the lepB gene encoding signal peptidase I produces MAPYSDSRHETEAPSGLPGRRKQAGPNGSGKAGNSGGGRPRVWTAELRDWVRTLAVAALFVLLLHTFVFNLSTVDGHSMEPTLSDKMWLFVDKFAYRFGPPERGDVVIFRDPSDDADKKEFLVKRIIGVPGDTIEIRSGQLYRNGQLVVEPYTDTKIEDSDFGPLKVVEGRFFVMGDNRHTRASKDSRAFGSVPRGLIQGRADFILWPIVGIHML; encoded by the coding sequence ATGGCCCCCTATTCGGATTCCCGGCACGAAACGGAAGCGCCGTCCGGGCTGCCCGGCAGGCGAAAGCAGGCCGGACCGAACGGAAGCGGGAAGGCGGGCAATTCGGGCGGAGGCCGGCCGCGCGTGTGGACCGCGGAGCTCCGGGACTGGGTCCGCACGCTTGCGGTCGCTGCGCTTTTTGTCCTGCTGCTGCATACATTCGTCTTTAATCTCTCGACGGTAGACGGCCACTCGATGGAGCCGACGCTGTCGGACAAAATGTGGCTGTTCGTCGATAAATTCGCGTACCGGTTCGGCCCGCCCGAACGCGGCGACGTCGTGATTTTTCGCGACCCTTCCGACGATGCGGACAAGAAGGAATTTCTCGTTAAACGGATCATCGGGGTGCCGGGCGATACGATCGAAATTCGCAGCGGCCAGCTGTACCGCAACGGCCAACTGGTGGTGGAGCCGTATACGGATACGAAAATCGAGGATTCGGACTTTGGGCCGCTGAAGGTGGTGGAGGGCCGCTTTTTCGTTATGGGCGACAATCGCCATACGCGGGCCAGCAAAGACAGCCGTGCGTTCGGGTCGGTGCCGCGAGGTCTGATTCAGGGACGGGCCGACTTCATCTTATGGCCGATCGTCGGCATCCACATGTTGTAG
- the rnhA gene encoding ribonuclease HI, whose protein sequence is MTKEVTIYTDGACSGNPGPGGWGAVLFYGEHKKEISGGERATTNNRMEIRAVIEALGMLKEPCSVKVYSDSAYVVNCFQQNWIRGWLKNGWRNSKGQPVENQDLWQSLWALMQKHQVSYVKVKGHSDNEWNNRCDELAREAIRQL, encoded by the coding sequence TTGACCAAGGAAGTGACGATCTATACCGACGGCGCCTGCTCCGGCAACCCGGGTCCGGGGGGCTGGGGCGCGGTGCTTTTTTACGGAGAACACAAAAAAGAAATATCGGGCGGTGAACGGGCTACGACCAACAACCGGATGGAGATCCGGGCCGTTATCGAAGCGCTCGGCATGCTGAAGGAACCGTGCAGCGTGAAGGTGTACAGTGATTCCGCCTATGTCGTCAACTGCTTCCAGCAAAACTGGATTCGCGGCTGGCTGAAGAACGGTTGGCGCAATAGCAAGGGCCAGCCGGTTGAAAATCAGGATTTGTGGCAGTCGCTGTGGGCGCTGATGCAGAAGCATCAGGTGAGCTATGTGAAGGTGAAGGGGCACAGCGACAACGAGTGGAACAACCGGTGCGACGAGCTGGCGCGCGAAGCAATCCGGCAGTTGTAA
- the queG gene encoding tRNA epoxyqueuosine(34) reductase QueG, with protein sequence MVMAGAETFWDQLKTKMKAAAPELGIDKIGVASAAPFTELKQRLLRHRELGRESGFEEPDLDKRTEPALLFDDPQSIVAIAVAYPSKLQDAPKSAPGARRGIISRSAWGEDYHSVLRDRLRRLEAWLHERVPHVRAESMVDTGALSDRAVAERAGIGWSGSNCAIITPEWGSWVYLGEMITNLPLPPDKPVTESCGECTACIDACPTGALVGPGELDAKRCISFITQTKGIVPDEMMRKIGNRLYGCDTCQVVCPENKGRNWTHQPELAPDPEKVKPLLVPLLAMSNREFKETYGRSASAWRGKKPIQRNAVIALGNFKDRSAVPALAAVLAEDPRFELRATAAWSLGRVGGAEAAEALDRALADERDETVRQAIRRARKALAEAELEPGAEANAGMTGPEQADRAEDRPL encoded by the coding sequence ATGGTTATGGCCGGAGCGGAGACATTCTGGGATCAGTTGAAAACGAAAATGAAAGCTGCCGCTCCGGAACTCGGCATCGATAAAATCGGGGTCGCTTCGGCCGCCCCGTTTACCGAGCTGAAGCAGCGGCTGCTTCGGCATCGCGAGCTCGGCCGCGAATCCGGGTTCGAAGAGCCGGATCTCGACAAGCGGACGGAGCCTGCGCTGCTGTTCGACGATCCGCAGTCGATCGTTGCCATCGCGGTCGCTTACCCGTCCAAGCTGCAGGATGCGCCGAAATCCGCGCCGGGCGCGCGGCGCGGCATCATCTCGCGCTCGGCCTGGGGCGAGGATTATCATTCGGTGCTGCGCGACCGGCTTCGGCGGCTCGAAGCGTGGCTTCACGAACGCGTGCCGCATGTTCGCGCGGAGAGCATGGTCGATACCGGCGCGCTGTCGGACCGCGCGGTGGCCGAGCGGGCCGGCATCGGCTGGAGCGGCAGCAACTGTGCGATCATTACGCCGGAATGGGGCTCGTGGGTTTATCTCGGCGAAATGATCACCAATCTGCCGCTGCCGCCGGACAAGCCCGTCACCGAGAGCTGCGGCGAATGCACCGCATGCATCGACGCTTGTCCGACCGGTGCCCTCGTCGGGCCGGGAGAGCTCGATGCGAAGCGCTGCATTTCGTTCATTACGCAGACGAAAGGCATCGTCCCGGATGAAATGATGCGCAAAATCGGCAACCGCCTGTACGGCTGCGATACGTGCCAGGTTGTATGCCCGGAGAACAAGGGGCGCAACTGGACGCACCAGCCGGAGCTTGCGCCGGACCCCGAGAAGGTGAAGCCGCTGCTCGTTCCGCTTCTAGCGATGAGCAACCGCGAGTTCAAGGAAACGTACGGCCGGAGCGCTTCCGCCTGGCGCGGGAAAAAGCCGATTCAGCGCAATGCGGTCATCGCGCTCGGCAACTTCAAGGACCGGAGCGCCGTTCCGGCGCTCGCCGCCGTTCTGGCGGAGGACCCGCGCTTCGAGCTGCGCGCGACGGCGGCCTGGTCGCTCGGCCGGGTCGGGGGCGCGGAAGCCGCCGAAGCGCTGGATCGGGCGCTTGCGGACGAGCGGGACGAGACGGTTCGGCAGGCCATCCGGCGTGCGCGGAAGGCGCTTGCCGAAGCAGAGCTTGAGCCCGGCGCGGAGGCGAATGCCGGGATGACAGGCCCGGAACAAGCGGACCGGGCGGAGGATCGGCCGCTGTAA
- a CDS encoding YneF family protein — translation MWTVIISIITLIVGGVAGFFIGVYYLRKQLEKMQNDPEMLQKMAKQMGYNMNKQQLQKAQSMMKNQQRSGGRRK, via the coding sequence ATGTGGACGGTTATTATTTCGATCATAACGCTTATAGTCGGCGGAGTTGCGGGATTTTTCATCGGCGTCTATTATTTGCGCAAGCAGCTGGAAAAGATGCAGAACGATCCCGAAATGCTGCAAAAGATGGCGAAGCAGATGGGCTACAATATGAACAAACAGCAGCTGCAGAAAGCGCAGAGCATGATGAAAAATCAGCAGCGGTCCGGAGGAAGGCGCAAATAA
- the folE gene encoding GTP cyclohydrolase I FolE: MAGKKDYVNSLVGDNREQIEYHIKEILKLIGEDVEREGLLETPARVTRMYEEIFAGYDVDPRDVLGVTFDEQHEELVIVRDIVYYSQCEHHMAPFFGKAHIGYIPSGKIAGLSKLARLVEAITRRLQVQERITSQIADILEEVLKPNGVMVVVEGEHLCMCSRGVKKPGSKTVTSAVRGEFRKSSALRSEFLSLLKQ; encoded by the coding sequence ATGGCGGGCAAGAAGGATTACGTCAATTCGCTGGTTGGCGACAACCGCGAACAGATCGAATACCATATCAAAGAGATTTTGAAGCTCATCGGGGAAGACGTCGAGCGGGAAGGACTGCTTGAAACGCCGGCGCGCGTCACCCGGATGTATGAGGAAATTTTCGCCGGTTACGACGTCGATCCCCGCGACGTGCTCGGCGTCACGTTCGACGAACAGCACGAGGAGCTGGTCATCGTGCGGGATATCGTGTATTACAGCCAATGCGAGCACCATATGGCGCCCTTTTTCGGAAAGGCGCATATCGGTTATATTCCGAGCGGCAAAATCGCCGGACTCAGCAAGCTTGCCCGCCTCGTCGAAGCGATTACGCGCCGCCTGCAGGTGCAGGAGCGGATTACGTCGCAGATCGCCGATATTTTGGAGGAAGTGCTGAAGCCGAACGGCGTGATGGTCGTCGTCGAAGGCGAGCATTTGTGCATGTGCTCCCGCGGCGTCAAGAAGCCGGGCAGCAAGACGGTCACCTCGGCCGTCCGCGGCGAATTTCGCAAAAGCTCCGCGCTGCGCTCGGAATTTTTGTCGCTGCTCAAGCAATGA
- a CDS encoding mandelate racemase/muconate lactonizing enzyme family protein — translation MKIASIETFTTRQLSFVRVTAEDGQQGFGQMAPYHANISALVLHQQVAPHALGADCDEIEALAEKIVREEHKFPGSYICRAVGGLDTALWDLKGKRLGKSVCELLGGKPQALDIYGSSMKRNISPKDEAERIARLKDTQGIRAFKIRIANNFGNDVDVYPGRSEEVVREVRKAIGDDTQLFVDANSGLTPGKAIEMGGMLAEYGVCHFEEPCPYPELEWTKQVADALDIPVTGGEQDTDLAQFKRMIDMRAVDIVQPDICYVGGISRAMEVARMAEAAGMPCMPHAANLSMVTVFTMHLAAAIPNAGKFLEFSIEPDTWTKDLFTEPLAVSDGKVQFPQGPGWGVTVRPEWLERAEYRISRL, via the coding sequence ATGAAAATTGCAAGCATTGAGACGTTTACGACCCGGCAGCTGTCGTTCGTGCGCGTGACGGCGGAGGACGGGCAGCAGGGCTTCGGCCAAATGGCGCCCTACCACGCCAACATTTCGGCGCTTGTGCTGCACCAGCAGGTGGCGCCGCACGCGCTCGGCGCTGATTGCGACGAGATCGAGGCGCTCGCCGAGAAAATCGTCCGCGAGGAGCATAAGTTTCCCGGCTCGTACATTTGCCGGGCGGTCGGCGGACTCGATACGGCGCTGTGGGACTTGAAGGGCAAGCGCCTTGGCAAAAGCGTCTGCGAGCTGCTCGGCGGCAAGCCGCAAGCGCTCGATATTTACGGCTCCAGCATGAAGCGCAACATCTCGCCGAAGGACGAAGCGGAGCGGATCGCGCGGCTGAAGGATACGCAGGGTATCCGGGCGTTCAAGATCCGGATCGCGAACAATTTCGGGAACGACGTCGACGTCTACCCCGGACGGTCGGAGGAGGTCGTGCGCGAGGTGCGGAAGGCGATCGGGGACGACACGCAGCTGTTCGTCGACGCGAACAGCGGCCTGACGCCGGGCAAGGCGATCGAGATGGGCGGCATGCTCGCCGAATACGGCGTCTGCCATTTCGAGGAGCCGTGCCCGTATCCGGAGCTGGAATGGACGAAGCAGGTGGCCGACGCGCTCGACATCCCGGTCACCGGAGGCGAGCAGGACACGGACCTGGCGCAGTTCAAGCGCATGATCGACATGCGGGCGGTCGATATCGTCCAGCCGGACATCTGCTATGTCGGGGGCATCAGCCGCGCGATGGAGGTCGCCCGGATGGCGGAGGCGGCGGGCATGCCCTGCATGCCGCATGCGGCTAACTTGTCGATGGTCACGGTGTTTACGATGCATTTGGCGGCAGCGATCCCGAATGCCGGCAAATTCCTGGAATTTTCGATCGAGCCGGATACGTGGACGAAGGACCTGTTCACCGAGCCCTTGGCCGTATCGGACGGCAAAGTCCAATTTCCGCAAGGGCCGGGCTGGGGCGTTACGGTCCGGCCGGAATGGCTGGAGCGGGCGGAGTACCGAATCAGCCGCTTGTAA